In Lolium rigidum isolate FL_2022 chromosome 7, APGP_CSIRO_Lrig_0.1, whole genome shotgun sequence, the DNA window TCCACCTTCCCCATCGACGCCCTCAAGATCCGCCTGCAGCTCCACCGCGgccccggtggcggtggcggcggcgtcttgcGCGTCGCCGGGGAGCTCGTCCGCGACGGGGGGCTTTACCGGGGCCTCTCCCCCGCTGTCCTCCGGCACCTATTCTACACCCCGCTCCGCATCGTCGGCTACGAGCACCTCCGGTCCTACCTCGCCAGcggggggcgggaggcgggccttGTCGAGAAGGCGATCGCTGGGGGAGTCTCCGGCGTTGCCGCGCAGGTAACATGTCCCCGCAATCAGATCCGTCGCGTTACGTCAGGGTCGCAGGTGCTTTGTTCTGAGGCGCACAAGAGTTGATGTGCAATTAGCTAATCTGGGAAGTTTTCTTAGGTGAAAATCCGGGAAGTTTTGATTTGTGCTATCCTGCTAGGATGAACTAGGTTGTTTAGAAGTTACAATGGTGCTGAGAGTTGGTCGGAATGTTGATCCGAAACTAGCATGGATGTTACCGTATGAGCGATCTAttgaagcatcatcattacttTACATCTATGGACAAAATTACACCATTAGACATATATCTTGGCCGTGCTAACTGCTAGTAATTTAGGTTTGCGCTCTCCTATGCTTGCGCCCAGCTCTCGCGCACGTTATTGAGAAAAAAAGCTATACATTTTGAGCAACAAAATAATTAGCATTTGATCTCTGTCCGTAAATAACAAACCTCGCTGTTTGGTTTCAAAACCAAACATGCTTGCCTACAGAAATGAACATGCAGATCATAATAGACATTCCAAATAGATAAATTCCTGCAATGAGGTGTTTTGTATGGTCGGATCAAATTTGTGAATATATCCCAATCTGTATCACGGTACTTGATTATTCTTTTCCCTCTAGAGTTCACAGTCCAGGACCAAGAAATATATACAACCAGCAGTTCACCACTCTTTATGCTATAAAGGATGCCTGTTTGATTGTATCACCCAAAAGAATGATTTTTGTACAATGAAAAAGACATTGAGTGATCAACATTCAGTGATCAGCATGGCTATCTGTTGGAAGTAGAAGTATGGTATCCTAATAGTTGCAGCTATTTCTTTGACAAATATATCGCTACCTGACACAATACTTAATGTTCCTACTGCTCTGCAGTGCAGGTGCTGGCGAGCCCTGCTGATTTGATTAAAGTTAGGATGCAAGCAGACAGCAGATTGTTGAGCCAAGGAATTCAACCTCGGTATACAGGAACCTTAGATGCCTTCACAAAAATCGTGCGTGCTGAAGGCCTtttaggactttggaagggtgtTGTTCCTAATGCCCAACGAGCGTTTCTTGTCAACATGGGCGAGTTGACCTGCTATGACCAGGCAAAGCATTTCATCATTCGCAAGCAGATCTGCAACGATAATCTGTATGCTCACACATTGGCCTCTGTTGCCTCTGGTCTATGTGCGACTACATTGAGCTGTCCAGCGGATGTGATCAAAACTAGGATGATGAACCAGGGCCAGGAGGCAAAAGCTCTGTACAGGAATTCTTACGATTGTTTGGTCAAGACCGTCAAGTATGAGGGTGCAGCAGCATTGTGGAAAGGTTTTTTGCCTACATGGGCGAGGCTTGGTCCATGGCAGTTTGTGTTCTGGGTTTCTTATGAAAAACTGCGACAAATATCAGGTATTTCGTCATTCTGACAGAGCTGGCTGAGTTTTCATACAAGAGGCATTTAGATCGAAGAAATTGTAATTTGTAAACCTTTAGTCTGCGGCTACGCATTACAGTGTCCATGCTCCTTTACATCTAATTTGAGCCTGAATTATGTATCTCACAAGGTGCAGCACACTCCGCTTATCAACTCGACATTTTGTCATGTTCTTCCTTTTGGATGCTAATAATATACTACTACCTATTGTGTCCAACAATTATAACGGTTTGCCTTTTTGTTCCCATTCAATTGACAACACTTTTTTCTCTTCGCGTGGCTACAAAGTGTGTAGCCAAATTTATTTAagagagtttagggtttaggaaggGAGTCACTTCCTTGGAGTTATATTGGCCAGCATGAGTACCTGCTCCTCTTCCTAAGCACTGCTATCTTTTCTATCATTTGCATTGTGCTGTGACTCGTGGGTATTCAGATGAGGTGCAGGGAGATATTCAAGTTGTCGCAGGAATCCATTAAGTCTGAAAAATGATTTGTGTGTTCAGTTAAATTCGGCTGATGAAAGACAGGTCGATCCAATCTCCCTGATGTTGTTCTATATTGCAATGGAAGTGGTGACAGCGCTGGTATCCCATGTGGTGGAAGAGCAAGTTTTCAGTCCTTTGTCAGGGATCTCAGACCTTCAGAGGCTGGTATCCCGTGCGGTGGAAGAGCCAAGTTTTCAGTTCATTGCCAGGGCTTTCACACCTTCAGAGACTTTCTGTATATGCTGACGATGTGGTTTTGTTTTTAAGGCCAACAAAGCTTCCGGACTGAAGATTAACTACAAGTCAGCAGCGACACTAATTCGAGGAGAGACGTAGGATGAGCATCTGGTGAAAGAGATTGAGAATTTTCCCATCAAGTACCTCGGTTTGCAATTGTCGCTACGCCCCCTTACGAAAGCGGAGTGTGTCAGCCCATGCTTGACAGGGCCATTTCCTTTGTCCCAGTATGGCAGAGAGGTTTGATCGCCAGAGCTCATTCTGGTCAAGACAGTGATTACAGCGAAGCCGGTGCATCAGCTCATAGTTGCAGAAGCTCCTGTGTGGCTGATCGAGGAACGAGAGAAATGGCAAAGAGCGTTCATCTGGGCTGGGAAAAAAGAAGTCAACCTTGGCCAGTGTCTAGTAGCATGGCAGAAGATTTCTTTACCTAATCAGTTTTGAGGCACCATTGAGCTAATTACCACGCAATGTGTGTTTGCCAGAGAGACTTTGTTTGTCTGTTTTCAGAGCGCTGGCATTACGGCTAATGTTCCTTTAGTCTGCAGCTACATATTCAGTATCCTTTACATCTAACTTGAGCCTGAATTATGTATCTCACAAGGTGCAGCACACTCCACTTATCAATTCGACATTTTGTCATGTTCTTCCTTTTGGGTGCTAATAATATACTACTACCTATTGTATCCAACAATTCAAACGGTTTGCCTTTCTGTTCCCATTCAATTGACAACACTTTTCCTCTTCACGTGGCTACAAAGTGTCTATCCAAATTTATTTaagagggtttagggattaggaagGGAGTCACTTCCTCGAGTTATTATTGCCTAGCATGAGTACATGCTCCTCCTACGCACTGCTATCTTTTCTATCATTTGCATTGTGCTGTGACTTTGTGGGTATTCAGATGAGGTGCAGGGAGATATTCAAGTTGCCGCAGGAATCCATTACGTCTGAAAAATGATTTGTGTATTCAGTTTAATCCGGCTGATCGAATTTCCCTGGTGTTGTTCTATATTGCAATGGAAGTGGTGACAGCACTGGTATCCCATGTGGTGGAAGAGCAAATTTTCAGTCCTCATGTACTTAGTGTCCAGGGAAGCGACCGATTTGGCAGTAGCTCCCGGGCCAGGCCCAATGGTGTTTTGAGAACCGGTTTTCTCACAACGCGGAGGCCTTTAGGGCAATCAAACGCCCCATTTTAGCATGGGGAAAGTGAGGCATTCCATGCCATATGTGGTCCAGACCGTTCGATTTGAATACGTGGCGCGATCCTAGTCGTTGCCTCTTGTCCGCTTTTCTTCTCGCATTCACACAAATCTAACCAACCCCACTGAACAAAGGGATTGCTTCTTGCATGCCATGCTTGTCAGCGACGCCGGCTACGTGGTGACTCTGTGCTTGTTCGTGGCAGACTGGGACACGCATGGTGCAACAGAGTCCCAACGACGGACACGAGATGATGAACGTGCATAGGTCGGTGGCGCCGTCTGGCATCATGGCAGCATCAACGATGGCCCAACAAGGTCAATACGTTGATCCCACTTGGATGGGTTCGCGGAACACGCCAATAGTGACTCCTATGCTGAGGGTTTGCTACATTGGTTGTGCTCCTTATTCGCCAACGGGCGGCTTGATGGGGCATTCGGTTTCTTAGATGATGCACGTTAATGTTATGTCAGCGCACATGGCCCTGTTCATTGTCACCCTCTTTATCAGTCATGTGTTAATCTTTGTATTCTTCTTGTAAGGCTTTGTTGAATATTTTAATTAAAACGGctatgtgcatcctttggatgcaaagTATGGGGGTAAAAACCTCCATTATATTTTCGAAAAAAGGCTTTTGCTACCAAACCTAAGTGAGAGCAAGGTAAATGCCGACGCACCTCcatgacgcctccaaggaggggacgACACCCACGGTCGCCATATCCGCTAGCACATCCGAAGATTGGTGACACTTTTGGCTGTATCAACGCATGCAACCATCCATGTTGTTCACACCGCCACCACATCACCTTGCCATCGTAGTGAGAATGCCATGATCCACCTGCAATCCACACAGCCGAGAGCCCACATAACTTCCATCTCCGGCATGCATGGTCAAGGACCCGTAGCCACCACCTTCTTCCACCTTTGGCATGATTGAGGACCTGCCGCACCGTTGCGGGCATACTCTCTAGACAATTGCGGTATAGCCCAAGCTGCCATCGTCATGGGTGTCGGAGCCGACACCTCCGTAGCTACTCACCGCCTTCGGGGCCACCAGCCCACGACCGATGAACCAACCGCGCAGACGTAGACCTCGCGCTGCAGCCTCTATACCGTTGCATCCAGGCATGCGGCGCCACACCTCCATGGCCGCGCCTACTCTGAGCTTCGGGACCTCCGCCTTGCCACCAAACAGCTCCGCCGCGTCACACCTTCTCCCTCCGTGCACCACTGCTCACCACCGCTCCTTAAAAAAAGCATGATACTGCGAATAATGTGTTCctttgaaaaagaaaaggaaaaaaagaaaaagaaagtatttTTTCTCTCACACATTTAATATGTTTCCCTTTTTAGAAATCACATTTTGTTCACCACTAACAAGTCCCATTTAATAGAGCTTCGACATGTGCAAGCGGAAAATATAAATGCGTCTTTGCTTAGGCTCACGAGCTTCACAAGTCACAATGTGGACCGTCGATCTACGATCGAACCGCCTGGATGCTACCCGGCTACCTGCCACCTCTTTATAAGGGCCACCCCGCCGCCGCCTGGTAGACAAAACCCTACACAAAGACCCGGAGACTCCGGAGCGCGCtcgaagacgccgccgccgacctcGCGCCGTACTCCTCGCGCTCTCGTCCTCGCTCGCCCTCGCCATGGTAAGATCGATCGCCCGTACTTTCATCTCGACTGCGTCGTGCGGTCCAATGCCGGTCTGACCCGCGCGCTCTCTTTTGCTTCTGTAAATCGCAGACCGTGAAGCGCCGGAACCACGGCCGCAACAAGCACGGCCGCGGCCATGTCAGGTTCGTCCGCTGCAACAACTGCGCCAAGACCATCCCAAAGGCAAGTTTGATCATGTTCCCGTTGTCCAAAACCATCTTCTTGTGCGCAGATC includes these proteins:
- the LOC124671941 gene encoding mitochondrial uncoupling protein 3-like: MSNPAAAAGEGGRRETLAKVSLSSASAAVAEISTFPIDALKIRLQLHRGPGGGGGGVLRVAGELVRDGGLYRGLSPAVLRHLFYTPLRIVGYEHLRSYLASGGREAGLVEKAIAGGVSGVAAQVLASPADLIKVRMQADSRLLSQGIQPRYTGTLDAFTKIVRAEGLLGLWKGVVPNAQRAFLVNMGELTCYDQAKHFIIRKQICNDNLYAHTLASVASGLCATTLSCPADVIKTRMMNQGQEAKALYRNSYDCLVKTVKYEGAAALWKGFLPTWARLGPWQFVFWVSYEKLRQISGISSF